The following coding sequences lie in one Pseudomonas svalbardensis genomic window:
- a CDS encoding response regulator, whose translation MLKKLGIKGRVLLLTLLPTSLMALVLGGYFTWMQQSDLQTQLMQRGEMIAEQLAPLVAPAMGHKNTELLERIATQSLEQPDVRAVTFLAPDRSLLAHAGPTMLNQAPIGNSSQMLRRSGNDATRYLLPVFGKHRNLAGDLIPDEADRLLGWVELELSHNGMLLRGYRSLFASLLLIGAGLAGAALLALRMGRSINRPLSQIKQAVAQLKDGHLETRLPPLGSQELDTLASGINRMAGTLQNAQEELQHSIDQATEDVRQNLETIEIQNIELDLARKEALEASRIKSEFLANMSHEIRTPLNGILGFTHLLQKSELTPRQLDYLGTIEKSADSLLGIINEILDFSKIEAGKLVLDNIPFNLRDLLQDTLTILAPAAHAKQLELVSLVYRDTPLSLVGDPLRLKQILTNLVSNAIKFTREGTIVARAMLEEEHEDSVQLRISIQDTGIGLSNQDVRALFQAFSQADNSLSRQPGGTGLGLVISKRLIEQMGGEIGVDSTPGEGSEFWISLSLPKTRDDAEDLPGPPLLGRRVAVLENHELARQALQHQLEDCGLEVTPFNTLESLTNGVTGAHQTDQAIDLAVLGITSNDMPPERLNQHIWDLEHLGCKVLVLCPTTEQTLFHLSVPNPHSQLQAKPACTRKLRRALSDLVNPRQQRSEPGEPVSSRAPKVLCVDDNPANLLLVQTLLEDMGAKVLAVESGYAAVKAVQTETFDLVLMDVQMPGMDGRQSTEAIRQWESERHCTPLPIVALTAHAMANEKRALLQSGMDDYLTKPISERQLAQVVLKWTGLALRNHGPERSSESHGGSHELQVLDHEEGLRLAAGKADLAADMLAMLLASLEADREAIRFARETNDQNALIERVHRLHGATRYCGVPQLRAACQRSETLLKQQDSKAPSALEDLDRAINRLAAHARINA comes from the coding sequence GTGCTCAAGAAACTGGGAATTAAAGGCCGCGTGCTATTGCTGACCCTGTTGCCGACCAGCCTGATGGCCTTGGTTCTGGGCGGCTATTTCACCTGGATGCAGCAATCCGACCTGCAAACCCAGCTCATGCAGCGTGGCGAGATGATCGCCGAACAACTGGCGCCCTTGGTGGCCCCGGCCATGGGCCACAAGAACACCGAGCTGCTGGAACGCATTGCCACCCAATCCCTCGAACAACCGGACGTGCGCGCCGTAACGTTCCTCGCGCCCGACCGCTCCCTGTTGGCCCATGCCGGCCCGACCATGCTCAATCAGGCCCCGATCGGCAACAGTTCGCAGATGCTGCGCCGCAGCGGTAATGACGCGACGCGTTACTTGCTGCCGGTGTTCGGCAAGCACCGCAATCTGGCCGGTGACTTGATTCCCGACGAAGCCGACCGCCTGTTGGGCTGGGTCGAACTTGAACTGTCCCACAACGGCATGCTGCTGCGCGGTTATCGCAGCTTGTTCGCCAGCCTGCTGCTGATCGGCGCAGGCCTGGCCGGTGCGGCGTTGCTGGCGTTGCGCATGGGTCGGAGCATCAATCGGCCGCTGAGTCAGATCAAGCAAGCGGTGGCGCAACTCAAGGACGGTCATCTGGAAACCCGTCTGCCGCCCCTTGGCAGCCAGGAGCTGGACACGCTGGCGTCCGGCATTAACCGTATGGCCGGCACCCTGCAGAACGCGCAGGAGGAATTGCAACACAGCATCGACCAGGCCACCGAAGACGTGCGCCAGAACCTGGAAACCATCGAAATCCAGAACATCGAACTGGACCTGGCGCGCAAGGAAGCCCTTGAAGCCAGCCGGATCAAATCCGAGTTCCTGGCCAACATGAGCCATGAAATCCGCACGCCGCTCAACGGCATTCTCGGCTTCACGCATCTGCTGCAAAAAAGCGAGCTGACCCCGCGCCAGCTCGACTATCTGGGCACCATCGAAAAGTCCGCCGACAGCCTGCTGGGGATCATCAACGAGATTCTCGACTTCTCGAAAATCGAGGCCGGCAAACTGGTGCTCGACAATATTCCGTTCAACTTGCGCGACCTGCTCCAGGACACGTTGACCATCCTCGCTCCGGCCGCCCACGCCAAGCAGCTGGAGCTGGTGAGCCTGGTTTATCGCGATACGCCGCTGTCGCTGGTGGGTGACCCGCTGCGGCTCAAGCAGATCCTCACCAACCTGGTCAGCAATGCGATCAAGTTCACCCGCGAAGGCACCATCGTCGCCCGGGCCATGCTCGAGGAAGAGCACGAAGACAGCGTGCAACTGCGCATCAGCATTCAGGACACCGGCATCGGGCTGTCGAACCAGGACGTGCGCGCCTTGTTCCAGGCTTTCAGCCAGGCTGACAATTCGCTGTCCCGGCAACCGGGCGGCACCGGTCTGGGGCTGGTGATTTCCAAACGACTAATCGAACAGATGGGTGGCGAGATCGGTGTCGACAGTACCCCCGGCGAAGGCTCGGAATTCTGGATCAGCCTGAGCCTGCCCAAAACCCGCGACGATGCCGAAGACCTGCCCGGTCCGCCGTTGCTCGGACGTCGGGTGGCAGTGCTGGAAAACCACGAACTGGCCCGTCAGGCATTGCAGCATCAACTGGAAGACTGTGGCCTCGAAGTCACCCCGTTCAATACATTGGAAAGCCTGACCAATGGCGTGACCGGCGCGCATCAGACCGATCAGGCGATCGACCTGGCGGTGCTCGGCATCACCAGCAACGACATGCCACCAGAGCGCCTCAACCAGCACATCTGGGACCTAGAACACCTGGGCTGCAAGGTGCTGGTGTTGTGCCCGACCACCGAACAGACGCTGTTCCACCTCTCGGTGCCCAATCCGCACAGCCAGCTCCAGGCCAAACCGGCCTGCACCCGCAAGCTGCGGCGGGCCTTGTCCGACCTGGTCAATCCGCGTCAGCAACGCAGCGAACCCGGCGAACCGGTGTCCAGCCGTGCGCCAAAAGTGCTTTGCGTCGACGACAACCCGGCCAACCTGCTGCTGGTGCAAACCCTGCTCGAAGACATGGGCGCCAAAGTCCTCGCGGTGGAAAGCGGTTACGCGGCGGTCAAGGCGGTGCAGACCGAAACCTTCGACCTGGTGCTGATGGACGTTCAGATGCCCGGCATGGATGGGCGGCAAAGCACTGAAGCGATTCGCCAGTGGGAAAGTGAACGGCATTGCACGCCGCTGCCGATCGTTGCCCTCACCGCTCACGCCATGGCCAACGAAAAGCGCGCGCTGCTGCAAAGCGGCATGGACGACTACCTGACCAAACCGATCAGCGAACGGCAACTGGCCCAAGTGGTTCTGAAGTGGACTGGCCTGGCGCTGCGCAATCATGGGCCGGAGCGCTCCAGCGAAAGCCACGGTGGCAGTCATGAGTTGCAGGTGCTCGATCACGAAGAAGGTTTGCGCCTGGCCGCTGGCAAGGCTGATCTGGCGGCGGACATGCTGGCAATGCTGCTGGCATCTCTGGAAGCCGACCGCGAGGCGATTCGCTTCGCCCGGGAAACCAACGACCAGAACGCCCTGATCGAGCGCGTCCATCGCCTGCACGGCGCGACCCGTTATTGCGGTGTCCCGCAACTGCGCGCCGCCTGCCAGCGCAGCGAAACCCTGCTCAAGCAACAGGACTCGAAAGCCCCCAGCGCACTGGAAGACCTCGACCGGGCCATCAATCGCCTGGCCGCCCATGCCCGTATAAATGCCTGA
- a CDS encoding 2-hydroxyacid dehydrogenase: MRTILFSNQTYDRDSFLSAELPAGIELHFQSARLSLDTVALAEHHEVVCAFINDDLSAPVLERLAAGGTRLIALRSAGYNHVDLAVAKRLGLAIARVPAYSPHAVAEHAVALILALNRRLHRAYNRTREGDFSLHGLTGFDLVGKTVGVVGTGQIGATFAKIMNGFGCQLLAYDPFPNPQVEALGARYLSLPQLLAESQIISLHCPLNEQSKHLINRESLSHMQAGAMLINTGRGGLVDTPALIDALKDGQLGYLGLDVYEEEAQLFFEDRSDLPLQDDVLARLLTFPNVIITAHQAFLTREALGAIAATTLLNIAAWAAGAPANLVKGD, encoded by the coding sequence ATGCGCACGATTCTTTTCAGCAACCAGACCTACGACCGCGACAGTTTTCTCAGTGCCGAGCTACCGGCCGGCATTGAACTGCACTTTCAATCGGCGCGACTGAGCCTTGATACGGTGGCGCTGGCGGAGCATCACGAGGTGGTCTGTGCCTTCATTAATGATGACCTCAGCGCGCCGGTGCTCGAACGCCTGGCCGCGGGCGGCACGCGCCTGATCGCCCTGCGCTCGGCCGGTTACAACCATGTCGATCTGGCAGTGGCAAAGCGTCTGGGGCTGGCGATTGCGCGCGTCCCGGCCTACTCGCCCCACGCGGTGGCGGAACATGCGGTGGCGCTGATCCTGGCGCTCAACCGACGCCTGCACCGGGCTTACAACCGTACGCGCGAAGGGGATTTCAGCCTGCACGGGCTGACCGGCTTCGACCTGGTGGGCAAGACCGTCGGCGTGGTCGGCACCGGGCAGATCGGCGCGACCTTCGCGAAAATCATGAACGGCTTTGGCTGCCAATTGCTGGCGTATGACCCCTTCCCCAACCCGCAAGTCGAAGCCCTCGGCGCCCGTTACCTGAGCCTGCCGCAACTGCTGGCCGAGTCGCAGATCATCAGCCTGCACTGCCCGCTCAACGAACAAAGCAAACACTTGATCAATCGCGAGTCACTGTCGCACATGCAAGCGGGTGCGATGCTGATCAACACCGGCCGCGGTGGTCTGGTGGACACACCGGCGCTGATCGACGCGTTAAAGGACGGTCAACTGGGTTATCTGGGGCTGGATGTTTATGAAGAGGAGGCACAGCTGTTCTTCGAGGACCGTTCCGACCTGCCGCTGCAGGACGATGTGCTGGCGCGGCTGCTGACCTTTCCGAACGTGATCATCACCGCTCACCAGGCCTTCCTGACCCGCGAAGCCCTGGGCGCGATTGCCGCGACCACCTTGCTGAACATCGCCGCCTGGGCGGCGGGCGCGCCTGCGAATCTGGTAAAGGGTGACTGA
- a CDS encoding META domain-containing protein, with amino-acid sequence MKRFALTAMVGASLLGCAAEPVQLQQNRSYILEWIGERPLMDYSHLTVTLGEDGRAYGNGGCNHWFAPYTLEDDKLSFGKVGSTRKLCAPALMEQEKRFLQALENVQRWDVSPMAQMRFWPAQGKPLRWWLEEG; translated from the coding sequence ATGAAACGCTTCGCTCTGACCGCTATGGTTGGCGCCAGCCTGCTGGGCTGCGCCGCCGAGCCGGTGCAATTGCAACAGAACCGCAGCTACATTCTGGAGTGGATCGGCGAACGTCCGTTGATGGACTACAGCCACCTGACCGTCACCCTCGGTGAAGACGGTCGAGCCTACGGCAACGGCGGCTGCAACCACTGGTTCGCGCCGTACACCCTGGAAGACGACAAGCTGAGCTTCGGCAAGGTTGGCAGCACCCGCAAACTGTGTGCGCCGGCGTTGATGGAGCAGGAAAAGCGTTTCCTCCAGGCGTTGGAAAACGTTCAGCGTTGGGACGTCTCGCCGATGGCGCAGATGCGTTTCTGGCCGGCGCAAGGGAAGCCGTTGCGTTGGTGGCTTGAAGAGGGTTGA
- a CDS encoding TlpA disulfide reductase family protein — MTRRLAAALAIIGTLLLGGCGNDYGIDQSGQKVAAERLDKQWLVLNYWAEWCGPCRTEIPELNTLADQLKDKKIGVFGVNFDNVQGEELKSASEKLGIKFTVLAADPAELFELPRSEALPVTYIIDNKGKVREQLMGEQTAAGVMAKLEALQAKN; from the coding sequence ATGACTAGGCGACTGGCAGCGGCATTGGCGATCATCGGTACGTTATTGCTGGGGGGCTGTGGTAACGACTATGGCATCGACCAGAGCGGCCAGAAAGTTGCCGCCGAACGTCTGGACAAACAATGGCTGGTGCTCAATTACTGGGCTGAATGGTGCGGGCCTTGCCGGACCGAGATCCCGGAATTGAACACCTTGGCCGATCAGCTCAAGGACAAGAAGATTGGTGTGTTCGGGGTCAACTTCGACAATGTGCAGGGTGAAGAGCTGAAAAGCGCCAGCGAGAAACTGGGCATCAAGTTCACCGTGCTGGCCGCGGATCCGGCTGAGCTTTTTGAATTGCCGCGCAGTGAGGCGTTGCCGGTGACCTACATCATCGATAACAAAGGCAAGGTAAGGGAGCAGCTGATGGGTGAGCAGACGGCGGCGGGGGTGATGGCTAAGCTGGAGGCGTTGCAGGCGAAGAATTGA
- the arsC gene encoding arsenate reductase (glutaredoxin) (This arsenate reductase requires both glutathione and glutaredoxin to convert arsenate to arsenite, after which the efflux transporter formed by ArsA and ArsB can extrude the arsenite from the cell, providing resistance.): MTDLTLYHNPRCSKSRGALELLEARGLTPTVVRYLDTPLDAAQIQSLLTKLRISARQLLRTGEDEYKTLNLADNSLSEAQLIAAIAANPKLMERPILEVGDKAIIGRPPENVLELLP, translated from the coding sequence ATGACCGATCTGACGCTTTATCACAACCCGCGCTGCTCGAAATCCCGCGGTGCGCTCGAACTGCTCGAAGCCCGTGGCCTGACCCCGACGGTGGTCCGCTACCTGGACACCCCGCTGGACGCTGCGCAAATCCAGAGCCTGCTGACCAAGCTCCGCATCAGCGCCCGGCAACTGCTGCGCACCGGTGAGGACGAATACAAAACCCTCAACCTGGCCGACAACAGCCTCAGCGAGGCGCAATTGATCGCCGCCATCGCCGCCAACCCGAAACTCATGGAGCGACCGATTCTCGAAGTCGGCGACAAAGCCATCATCGGCCGTCCGCCGGAGAATGTGCTGGAGTTGCTGCCGTGA
- the wrbA gene encoding NAD(P)H:quinone oxidoreductase, translating to MSAPYILVLYYSRSGSTNEMARQIARGVEQSGMEARLRTVPPISTECEAVSPDIPDEGALYASLDDLKNCAGLAMGSPTRFGNMAAPLKYFLDGTSNLWLTGALVGKPAGVFTSTASLHGGQETTLLSMMLPLLHHGMLITGLPYSESALLETRGGGTPYGASHHAGADGKSGLNEHEVALCRALGLRLAKTAQKLGN from the coding sequence GTGAGTGCGCCGTACATTCTGGTCCTGTATTACAGCCGCAGCGGCTCGACCAATGAAATGGCCCGGCAGATCGCCCGGGGTGTCGAGCAGTCCGGGATGGAAGCGCGCCTGCGCACGGTGCCGCCGATTTCCACCGAGTGCGAAGCCGTGTCGCCGGACATCCCGGACGAAGGCGCGCTGTACGCCAGCCTCGACGATTTGAAGAACTGCGCGGGCCTGGCCATGGGCAGCCCGACCCGGTTCGGCAACATGGCGGCGCCGCTCAAGTACTTCCTCGACGGCACCAGCAACCTTTGGCTGACCGGTGCGCTGGTGGGCAAACCGGCTGGCGTTTTCACCTCCACCGCGAGCCTGCACGGCGGCCAGGAAACCACGCTGCTGTCGATGATGTTGCCGTTGCTGCACCACGGCATGCTGATCACCGGCCTGCCGTACAGCGAATCTGCCTTGCTGGAAACCCGTGGTGGCGGCACGCCTTACGGCGCCAGCCATCACGCCGGGGCCGATGGCAAAAGCGGCTTGAATGAACATGAAGTCGCGCTGTGTCGGGCCTTGGGCCTGCGCTTGGCGAAGACTGCACAGAAACTGGGGAACTGA
- a CDS encoding DUF2069 domain-containing protein: MAKKPKILPSIEWLEPRVRAMRVISLLCYFGLVGLLCAYYLVVADLHGARPWVILLIELVPLLLLAPGMIIGSARGHSWMCFVVNLYFIKGALAAYDPNRQLFGLLEMGASLAVFCSALLYVRWRFQLNRKLAGEGEISAN; encoded by the coding sequence GTGGCCAAAAAGCCGAAAATTTTGCCCTCCATCGAATGGCTCGAACCGCGGGTTCGGGCGATGCGCGTCATCAGCCTGCTGTGCTACTTCGGTTTGGTGGGTTTGCTGTGCGCCTACTACCTGGTGGTCGCCGACCTGCACGGCGCACGGCCGTGGGTGATTCTGCTGATCGAACTGGTGCCGCTGCTGTTGCTGGCGCCGGGGATGATTATCGGCAGCGCGCGCGGGCATTCATGGATGTGTTTTGTGGTGAACCTGTATTTCATCAAGGGCGCACTGGCGGCATATGACCCGAACCGGCAGCTGTTTGGTTTGCTGGAAATGGGCGCGAGCCTGGCGGTGTTCTGCTCGGCGCTGTTGTATGTGCGGTGGCGGTTTCAGTTGAACCGCAAGCTTGCAGGCGAAGGCGAGATTAGCGCCAATTGA
- a CDS encoding DNA-3-methyladenine glycosylase I — MRDYKWLHEYCLNRFGSAAELEAHLPIPKTPAQLRKISDDRYLSTMALRVFRAGLKHSLVDAKWPTFEEVFFRFDPEKVVLMSAEHLERLMQDARIIRHLGKLKSVPRNAQFILDVAHEKGSFGALIADWPVTDIVGLWTYLKKRGHQLGGLSAPRFLRMVGKDTFVPSYDVVAALNAQKIVDKVPTSLRDLATVQGVFNQWHEESGGRPMSQISMMLAYTVNH; from the coding sequence ATGCGCGATTACAAGTGGCTGCACGAATACTGTCTGAACCGCTTCGGTTCGGCAGCTGAACTGGAAGCCCATCTGCCCATTCCGAAAACCCCGGCGCAATTGCGCAAGATCAGCGACGACCGCTACCTCTCGACCATGGCGCTGCGCGTCTTCCGCGCCGGGCTCAAGCACAGTTTGGTGGACGCCAAATGGCCGACGTTCGAAGAGGTGTTCTTCAGGTTTGACCCGGAAAAAGTCGTGCTGATGAGCGCCGAACACCTTGAGCGTTTGATGCAGGACGCGCGGATCATTCGTCACCTGGGAAAACTCAAGAGCGTGCCGCGCAACGCGCAGTTCATTCTGGATGTGGCGCATGAGAAGGGCAGCTTCGGCGCGTTGATCGCCGATTGGCCGGTCACGGATATCGTTGGGTTGTGGACCTACCTGAAAAAGCGCGGTCATCAATTGGGCGGGTTGTCGGCACCGCGGTTCTTGCGGATGGTGGGCAAGGATACGTTTGTGCCGAGCTACGACGTGGTCGCGGCGTTGAATGCGCAGAAGATCGTCGACAAGGTGCCGACCAGTCTGCGGGATCTGGCCACGGTGCAGGGCGTGTTCAACCAGTGGCATGAAGAAAGTGGTGGGCGGCCGATGAGCCAGATATCGATGATGCTCGCCTACACCGTCAATCATTGA
- the ttcA gene encoding tRNA 2-thiocytidine(32) synthetase TtcA produces the protein MGTLTVNQNKLQKRLRRQAGEAVADFNMIEDGDKVMVCLSGGKDSYTMLDVLLHLQKVAPIKFEIVAVNMDQKQPGFPEHVLPAYLKELGIEYHIVEKDTYSVVKELIPEGKTTCSLCSRLRRGTLYTFADEIGATKMALGHHRDDIVETFFLNMFFNGSLKAMPPKLRADDGRNVVIRPLAYCNEKDIQAYSDFKQFPIIPCNLCGSQENLQRQVVKDMLQEWERKTPGRTESIFRSLQNVIPSQLADRNLFDFTNLRIDETAASRFVNVVNL, from the coding sequence ATGGGCACTCTTACGGTCAACCAGAACAAACTGCAAAAGCGCCTTCGCCGCCAGGCCGGTGAGGCTGTTGCCGATTTCAACATGATTGAAGACGGCGACAAGGTCATGGTCTGCCTGTCCGGTGGCAAGGACAGCTACACCATGCTCGACGTGCTGTTGCACTTGCAGAAGGTCGCCCCGATCAAGTTCGAGATCGTGGCCGTGAACATGGACCAGAAGCAGCCGGGTTTTCCTGAGCATGTGCTGCCGGCCTACCTCAAAGAACTGGGCATCGAGTACCACATCGTCGAGAAAGACACCTATTCGGTGGTCAAGGAGTTGATCCCGGAAGGCAAGACCACCTGTTCGCTGTGCTCACGCCTGCGTCGCGGCACGCTCTACACCTTCGCCGACGAAATCGGCGCGACCAAGATGGCCCTCGGTCATCACCGCGACGATATCGTCGAGACCTTTTTCCTGAACATGTTCTTCAACGGTTCGCTCAAAGCCATGCCGCCGAAGCTGCGCGCCGACGATGGCCGCAACGTGGTGATCCGTCCGCTGGCCTACTGCAACGAAAAAGACATTCAGGCCTACTCGGACTTCAAGCAATTCCCGATCATCCCGTGCAACCTCTGCGGTTCCCAGGAAAACCTGCAACGCCAGGTGGTCAAGGACATGCTTCAGGAATGGGAACGCAAGACGCCAGGCCGCACCGAAAGCATTTTTCGCAGCTTGCAGAACGTGATCCCGTCGCAGCTGGCGGACCGCAACCTGTTCGACTTCACCAACCTGCGTATCGATGAAACCGCCGCGTCGCGGTTCGTCAACGTAGTAAACCTCTGA
- a CDS encoding Yip1 family protein: MIHHVVGLFTHPDQEWKEIRGDQEESISHMYLTHTLILAAIPAVSAFIGTTQVGWVIGSRAPVMLTVESAIWMTVMSYLAMLGGVAVMGAFIHWMARTYDANPSLARCVAFATYTATPLFIGGLAALYPHMWLGMIVGTAAICYTVYLLYVGLPTFMNIPSDEGFLFSSSVLAVGLVVLVAIMAFTVIVWGLGVGPVYTN, from the coding sequence ATGATCCATCACGTAGTGGGGCTCTTCACCCACCCTGACCAAGAATGGAAAGAGATCCGTGGCGACCAGGAGGAAAGCATCAGCCACATGTATCTCACTCATACCCTGATTCTGGCGGCGATCCCCGCGGTGTCGGCGTTTATTGGCACCACTCAGGTCGGCTGGGTCATTGGCAGTCGCGCACCGGTGATGCTGACGGTGGAAAGCGCGATATGGATGACGGTCATGTCGTACCTGGCGATGCTCGGCGGTGTGGCGGTAATGGGCGCGTTCATCCACTGGATGGCTCGTACCTATGACGCCAACCCGAGCCTGGCACGCTGCGTTGCCTTTGCGACCTACACCGCGACACCGCTGTTTATCGGCGGTCTGGCGGCGCTGTACCCACACATGTGGCTTGGGATGATCGTCGGCACCGCGGCCATCTGCTACACGGTGTACCTGCTGTATGTGGGGCTACCCACTTTTATGAACATTCCATCAGACGAGGGATTTCTGTTTTCAAGTTCGGTGCTTGCGGTAGGCCTGGTGGTGCTGGTGGCCATCATGGCGTTCACTGTAATTGTCTGGGGACTCGGCGTGGGGCCGGTCTACACCAATTAG
- a CDS encoding SprT family zinc-dependent metalloprotease, translating into MPEQLNTRVEDCYQLAESFFKRPFKRPVVSLKLRGQKAGVAHLHENLLRFNPQLYRENSEDFLKQTVAHEVAHLIAHQLFGDRIQPHGEEWQLIMRGVYELPPNRCHTYDVKRRSVTRYIYKCPCADSDFPFSAQRHGLVRQGRRYLCRRCRSTLVFSGEMRVE; encoded by the coding sequence ATGCCCGAGCAACTCAATACCCGCGTCGAAGACTGTTACCAACTAGCCGAATCCTTTTTCAAACGACCTTTCAAACGCCCCGTGGTGAGCCTCAAGCTGCGCGGGCAAAAAGCCGGTGTCGCGCATTTGCACGAGAACCTGCTGCGCTTCAATCCTCAGTTGTACCGGGAAAACAGCGAAGACTTCCTCAAACAAACCGTGGCCCACGAGGTTGCGCACCTGATCGCCCATCAACTGTTCGGCGACCGCATCCAGCCCCATGGCGAAGAATGGCAACTGATCATGCGCGGCGTGTACGAGCTGCCGCCCAATCGATGCCACACCTACGACGTCAAACGCCGCAGCGTGACCCGCTACATCTACAAATGCCCGTGTGCGGACAGTGACTTTCCGTTTTCCGCCCAGCGCCATGGTTTGGTGCGGCAAGGGCGGCGTTATTTGTGTCGGCGGTGCCGGAGCACGTTGGTGTTTAGTGGGGAGATGCGGGTCGAATAG
- a CDS encoding CaiB/BaiF CoA transferase family protein: MLGPLASLKVLDFSTLLPGPFASLLLADMGAEVLRIESPTRMDLLRVLPPHDQGVSASHAYLNRNKRSLALDLKQPQALEVIKQLLQDYDIVLEQFRPGVMERLGLGYEALKAINPKLIYVSITGYGQTGPYKDRAGHDINYLALAGLASYTGRADSGPLPLGMQVADIAGGSLHGVIGLLAAVIARQQTGQGQHLDVSMTDCVFSLNAMAGAGYLACGVEPGREDQMLNGGSFYDYYRSRDGRWFSVGSLEPAFMKQLCAALGLEALETLGLSPEPALQKALKNALRIEFETHDFAELCALFATLDACVEPVLSLGEAVRHPQLKARALVTEVPRGDGTTQAQMACPLKFSQGLPEPRHIGAAIGQHTDQVLGELGYSAERIEELRRIKVIL; encoded by the coding sequence ATGCTCGGTCCACTGGCATCACTCAAGGTTCTGGATTTCTCGACACTGCTGCCGGGGCCGTTCGCCTCGTTGTTGCTGGCTGACATGGGCGCCGAGGTGTTGCGCATCGAATCGCCAACGCGCATGGACCTGCTGCGGGTCTTGCCGCCTCACGATCAGGGCGTCTCCGCCAGTCACGCTTACCTCAATCGCAACAAGCGCAGCCTGGCGCTGGACCTCAAGCAGCCTCAGGCGCTGGAGGTGATCAAGCAGTTGCTGCAGGACTACGACATCGTGCTGGAGCAGTTCCGCCCCGGCGTGATGGAACGATTGGGCCTGGGTTATGAAGCCTTGAAGGCGATCAATCCGAAACTGATCTACGTGTCGATCACCGGTTACGGCCAGACCGGCCCCTACAAGGACCGCGCCGGCCACGACATCAACTACCTGGCGCTGGCGGGGCTGGCGAGCTACACCGGCCGCGCCGACAGCGGGCCGCTGCCGTTGGGCATGCAAGTGGCGGATATTGCCGGTGGCTCGTTGCACGGTGTGATCGGGCTGCTGGCGGCGGTCATCGCCCGGCAACAAACCGGGCAGGGGCAGCATCTGGATGTGAGCATGACCGACTGTGTGTTCAGCCTGAACGCCATGGCCGGCGCCGGGTATCTGGCCTGTGGCGTGGAGCCGGGAAGGGAGGATCAGATGCTCAACGGTGGCAGTTTCTACGACTATTACCGTTCCCGCGATGGGCGCTGGTTCTCGGTGGGCAGTCTGGAGCCCGCGTTCATGAAACAACTGTGTGCGGCACTGGGGCTGGAGGCGCTGGAAACCTTGGGGTTGTCGCCGGAACCGGCCTTGCAAAAGGCGCTGAAGAACGCGCTGAGGATTGAGTTCGAGACCCACGATTTCGCCGAGTTGTGCGCACTGTTTGCCACGTTGGATGCGTGTGTCGAGCCGGTGTTGAGCCTGGGCGAAGCGGTGCGGCATCCGCAGTTGAAGGCGCGGGCGCTGGTGACCGAAGTGCCGCGTGGTGACGGGACGACCCAGGCGCAGATGGCGTGTCCGTTGAAGTTTTCGCAAGGGTTGCCTGAGCCGCGGCATATCGGCGCGGCCATAGGGCAGCATACGGATCAGGTGTTGGGGGAGTTGGGGTATAGCGCTGAGCGGATCGAAGAACTGCGGCGCATCAAGGTGATTTTGTAG